A single genomic interval of Vicia villosa cultivar HV-30 ecotype Madison, WI unplaced genomic scaffold, Vvil1.0 ctg.000060F_1_1, whole genome shotgun sequence harbors:
- the LOC131623288 gene encoding uncharacterized protein LOC131623288, which yields MIVDHVVSHFTNIFGNNNAVYDNSLIEEAIHPFIHESTNNLLTLLPSRIETENVVFSLNKYGTPGPGGFGAFFFQTYWEIIKEDVFNAVLEFFTISIIMPDKNANTVILIPKTPNANTINNFRPIAMTNFKFKILSKILADMLALIMPNTVSKEQKCFIKGRHFRDCVCLTSEAINLSHNKSFGGNLALKIDIAKAFDTVD from the coding sequence ATGATTGTTGATCATGTAGTCTCTCACTTCACCAATATTTTTGGCAACAATAATGCAGTTTATGACAATAGCCTTATTGAGGAGGCCATCCATCCTTTTATTCATGAGAGCACCAACAATCTCCTTACCTTACTACCTTCTAGAATTGAAACCGAAAATGTTGTTTTCTCCTTGAATAAATATGGAACACCTGGCCCTGGTGGATTTGGTGCATTCTTCTTCCAGACCTATTGGGAAATTATTAAGGAGGATGTATTTAATGCAGTCCTTGAGTTTTTCACTATCAGCATTATCATGCCCGACAAGAATGCCAACACAGTTATCTTGATTCCCAAGACACCTAATGCAAATACAATTAATAACTTCAGGCCCATTGCCATGACTAACTTCAAGTTCAAGATCCTCTCCAAGATTCTTGCCGACATGCTAGCTCTTATCATGCCAAATACAGTTTCCAAAGAGCAAAAATGTTTTATAAAGGGAAGACACTTTAGGGACTGTGTTTGTCTCACCTCCGAAGCTATAAATTTGTCGCACAATAAGTCTTTTGGTGGAAATCTTGCACTTAAGATTGACATTGCAAAAGCTTTTGACACTGTTGATTAG